In the Anser cygnoides isolate HZ-2024a breed goose chromosome 27, Taihu_goose_T2T_genome, whole genome shotgun sequence genome, one interval contains:
- the S1PR4 gene encoding sphingosine 1-phosphate receptor 4, with amino-acid sequence MDGPGQSWLVNRSFPLPLGSAQYPELRLDLLDKKGSCLQLAAMRNVNIILQHYNFTGKLTNRQSRDEGMGLIRTTFVIISCIIILENLLVLLAILRCLRARRWVYSCIASITVSDLLAGVAYLSNLCLSGKKTFRLSPQLWFLREGILFIALAASTFSLLVTAIERYSAMVRPIAENEASKTLRLRGLIISCWLLAFIIGLLPLLGWNCLCDFNACSVLLPLYSKNYILFSVVMFSIILLGIIGLYISIFQLVQASSKQTTSRHSRKRSLRLLKTVLMILGAFIICWSPLFALMLFDVFCETQTCRLLHSLEWTLALAMLNSGVNPIIYSLRSVEVRRAVGSLLCCCCLRVGLCKPGDCLVITDINSGSSTESSLRYRESFRSSVALNARPRAPLSSNSSMMSNLPSL; translated from the coding sequence ATGGATGGCCCAGGGCAGAGTTGGCTGGTGAATCGCTCCTTCCCCCTTCCACTGGGCTCTGCTCAATATCCCGAGCTCAGACTGGACCTCCTCGACAAGAAAGGTTCCTGCTTGCAGCTGGCTGCCATGAGGAATGTGAACATCATCCTGCAGCACTATAACTTCACGGGAAAGCTGACCAACCGGCAGTCCCGGGATGAGGGCATGGGCCTCATCCGCACAACCTTTGTCATCATCAGCTGCATCATCATCCTGGAGAACCTGCTTGTGCTGCTAGCCATCCTGCGGTGCCTGCGAGCCCGGCGCTGGGTCTACTCCTGCATTGCCAGCATCACCGTGAGCGACCTGCTTGCAGGTGTTGCCTACCTTTCTAATCTCTGCCTCTCAGGCAAGAAGACCTTCCGGCTTTCACCTCAGCTCTGGTTCCTCCGGGAAGGCATCCTCTTCATCGCGCTGGCTGCTTCCACGTTCAGCTTGCTTGTGACGGCCATTGAGCGCTACAGTGCCATGGTAAGGCCGATTGCTGAGAACGAAGCCAGCAAGACCCTGCGCTTGCGTGGCCTCATTATCTCCTGCTGGCTTCTGGCCTTCATCATTGGGCTGCTTCCGCTGCTGGGCTGGAACTGCCTGTGCGACTTCAATGCCTGCTCTGTCCTCCTGCCTCTCTACTCCAAGAACTACATCCTCTTCTCTGTGGTCATGTTCAGCATCATCCTCCTAGGGATCATTGGCCTCTACATCTCCATCTTCCAGCTGGTCCAGGCCAGTTCTAAGCAAACCACTTCTCGGCACAGCCGCAAACGATCCCTACGCTTGCTCAAGACTGTGCTGATGATCCTGGGTGCCTTCATCATTTGCTGGAGCCCTCTCTTCGCCCTGATGCTCTTTGATGTATTCTGTGAGACACAAACCTGCAGACTCCTTCACAGCCTGGAGTGGACCTTGGCTCTGGCCATGCTCAACTCGGGTGTTAACCCCATCATTTACTCCCTCCGCAGCGTGGAGGTGCGCCGTGCTGTGGGaagcctgctgtgctgctgctgcctcaggGTTGGGCTTTGCAAGCCTGGGGACTGCCTGGTCATCACAGACATCAACTCTGGCTCATCCACGGAGAGCTCCCTGCGCTACCGGGAGAGCTTCCGCAGCTCTGTGGCCCTGAATGCCCGGCCCAGAGCACCTCTCTCCAGCAACTCCAGCATGATGAGCAATCTCCCCAGCCTCTGA